The DNA window TGACGTCGGCGACCTCGTCCGGTTGCGCGACGCGGCCGATCGGATGCGAACGGCCCCACTCGGCGACGACCTGATCTGTGGTCTTGTCGCCCTTGAACATCTCCGCCGACGAGCGCAGCATCGGGGTGTCAACCGAGCCTGGACAGACGACGTTGACGCGAATGCCCTCGGGTGCGTGGTCGACCGACATCGCCTTGACCAGCGCGAGCAACGCGCCCTTGCTGGCTGAGTAGGCGGCGACGCGGGGCTGCGCTGCGTACGCCTGCACCGACGCGATGACGACGACCGAGCCCTTGCCGTTCTCGCGCATCAGCGGGATGAGGTGGTGGCAGGCCATGAACGCTCCACGTACGTTGACGTTCATGACCTCGTCGTAGATCTCCGGCGTCGTGTCGACGACCGTGCCGTAGCGCTGGATGCCGGCGGCGCAGACGAGGCCGTCGAGCCGGCCGTACGTCCCGCGGACGTGTTCGGCCAACCGGGCAAGGGCTTCGTCATCGCGTACGTCGGCGACGAACGGCTCGACGTTGCCGGCCGCACTGGCCGAGAGCGCCCGCTCGTCCCGGTCGACAGCGACAACCCGGCAGCCTTCGGCCGCCAGCTGCGCGACGGTGGCCGCACCCATGCCGGCGCCACCGCCGGTCACGACGATGACCCTCATTCC is part of the Tenggerimyces flavus genome and encodes:
- a CDS encoding SDR family NAD(P)-dependent oxidoreductase → MRVIVVTGGGAGMGAATVAQLAAEGCRVVAVDRDERALSASAAGNVEPFVADVRDDEALARLAEHVRGTYGRLDGLVCAAGIQRYGTVVDTTPEIYDEVMNVNVRGAFMACHHLIPLMRENGKGSVVVIASVQAYAAQPRVAAYSASKGALLALVKAMSVDHAPEGIRVNVVCPGSVDTPMLRSSAEMFKGDKTTDQVVAEWGRSHPIGRVAQPDEVADVITFLLSDRASFVTGADVKVDGGLMSTIGVALPES